In one Magallana gigas chromosome 7, xbMagGiga1.1, whole genome shotgun sequence genomic region, the following are encoded:
- the LOC105329453 gene encoding trafficking protein particle complex subunit 13 isoform X1 has product MIADQSSFYMAGIFGIEITSVQMMRLTKPSLMPYHPLISDTRDLQGELLHGIQESDIAQPSGVPYFGLGDLLTLPQNFGNIFLGETFSSYISVHNDSTQQCRDITLKIDLQTTSQRLMLSGADVPATDELGPDQSIDDVIHHEVKELGTHILVCAVSYTTNNYEKMAFRKFFKFQVLKPLDVKTKFYNAESDEVYLEAQIQNITPGPIYMDHVSLEPSSQYLCTPLNNTEGKDQKEMVFGKVNYLNPMDIRQYLYCLVPKPEVIKQNKVMKGVTDIGKIDIVWKTNLGERGRLQTSQLQRVAPGYGDIKVTLEETPDSVVLESSFNIICRITNCCERTMDLTLTLQNNQPSGLLWTGISGRQLGKLAPKENLDLRLTLIATIPGLQTISGLRITDNFLKRTYEHDELASVFIYNDSNP; this is encoded by the exons TGATGAGGCTCACCAAGCCCTCTCTTATGCCGTACCACCCCCTAATTAGTGACACTAGAGATCTTCAAGGGGAACTACTCCATGGAATTCAGGAATCGGATATTGCACAGCCCAGTGGGGTTCCTTATTTTGGGCTTGGAGATTTATTAACTTTGCCACAAAATTTTGG GAACATTTTCCTTGGTGAGACGTTTTCCAGCTACATCAGTGTTCACAATGACAGTACACAGCAGTGCCGAGACATCACTTTAAAG ATTGACCTGCAGACGACATCCCAGAGACTGATGTTGTCAGGAGCAGACGTACCGGCAACAGACGAGTTAGGACCAGATCAGAGTATCGATGATGTCATACACCACGAGGTCAAAGAGCTTGGCACCCACAT ACTTGTTTGTGCTGTTAGTTACACAACCAACAATTATGAAAAGATGGCATTTAGAAAGTTCTTCAAATTCCAG GTCTTGAAGCCACTGGATgtgaaaacaaaattctataATGCAGAG TCCGATGAAGTTTATCTGGAGGCCCAAATCCAGAATATAACACCAGGGCCAATATACATGGACCACGTCAGTTTGGAACCCTCCTCTCAGTATCTGTGTACACCACTCAACAATACTGAGGGCAAGGATCA AAAGGAGATGGTGTTTGGCAAGGTTAATTACTTGAACCCCATGGACATCCGTCAATATCTCTACTGCTTGGTTCCCAAACCCGAAGTCATAAAGCAGAACAAGGTCATGAAGGGAGTGACAGACATCGGCAAAATCGACATCGTGTGGAAGACCAACTTAGGGGAACGTGGGCGGCTACAGACCAGTCAGCTACAAAGAGTG GCTCCTGGATATGGAGACATCAAAGTAACTCTTGAGGAAACACCAGATTCTGTCGTATTGGAGTCCTCTTTCAACATCATCTGTAGGATAACTAATTGCTG TGAAAGAACCATGGATTTAACCCTCACCCTCCAAAACAACCAGCCCAGTGGACTGCTGTGGACAGGGATCTCTGGGAGACAGCTGGGCAAACTCGCTCCAAAGGAAAATCTGGACCTGAGACTCACCCTGATTGCCACCATTCCTGGACTACAG aCAATATCAGGACTTAGAATAACTGACAATTTCCTGAAAAGAACCTACGAACATGATGAATTAGCCTCTGTCTTTATCTACAACGACTCCAATCCCTGA
- the LOC105329453 gene encoding trafficking protein particle complex subunit 13 isoform X2, with protein MEGTKEKEHLLALKVMRLTKPSLMPYHPLISDTRDLQGELLHGIQESDIAQPSGVPYFGLGDLLTLPQNFGNIFLGETFSSYISVHNDSTQQCRDITLKIDLQTTSQRLMLSGADVPATDELGPDQSIDDVIHHEVKELGTHILVCAVSYTTNNYEKMAFRKFFKFQVLKPLDVKTKFYNAESDEVYLEAQIQNITPGPIYMDHVSLEPSSQYLCTPLNNTEGKDQKEMVFGKVNYLNPMDIRQYLYCLVPKPEVIKQNKVMKGVTDIGKIDIVWKTNLGERGRLQTSQLQRVAPGYGDIKVTLEETPDSVVLESSFNIICRITNCCERTMDLTLTLQNNQPSGLLWTGISGRQLGKLAPKENLDLRLTLIATIPGLQTISGLRITDNFLKRTYEHDELASVFIYNDSNP; from the exons TGATGAGGCTCACCAAGCCCTCTCTTATGCCGTACCACCCCCTAATTAGTGACACTAGAGATCTTCAAGGGGAACTACTCCATGGAATTCAGGAATCGGATATTGCACAGCCCAGTGGGGTTCCTTATTTTGGGCTTGGAGATTTATTAACTTTGCCACAAAATTTTGG GAACATTTTCCTTGGTGAGACGTTTTCCAGCTACATCAGTGTTCACAATGACAGTACACAGCAGTGCCGAGACATCACTTTAAAG ATTGACCTGCAGACGACATCCCAGAGACTGATGTTGTCAGGAGCAGACGTACCGGCAACAGACGAGTTAGGACCAGATCAGAGTATCGATGATGTCATACACCACGAGGTCAAAGAGCTTGGCACCCACAT ACTTGTTTGTGCTGTTAGTTACACAACCAACAATTATGAAAAGATGGCATTTAGAAAGTTCTTCAAATTCCAG GTCTTGAAGCCACTGGATgtgaaaacaaaattctataATGCAGAG TCCGATGAAGTTTATCTGGAGGCCCAAATCCAGAATATAACACCAGGGCCAATATACATGGACCACGTCAGTTTGGAACCCTCCTCTCAGTATCTGTGTACACCACTCAACAATACTGAGGGCAAGGATCA AAAGGAGATGGTGTTTGGCAAGGTTAATTACTTGAACCCCATGGACATCCGTCAATATCTCTACTGCTTGGTTCCCAAACCCGAAGTCATAAAGCAGAACAAGGTCATGAAGGGAGTGACAGACATCGGCAAAATCGACATCGTGTGGAAGACCAACTTAGGGGAACGTGGGCGGCTACAGACCAGTCAGCTACAAAGAGTG GCTCCTGGATATGGAGACATCAAAGTAACTCTTGAGGAAACACCAGATTCTGTCGTATTGGAGTCCTCTTTCAACATCATCTGTAGGATAACTAATTGCTG TGAAAGAACCATGGATTTAACCCTCACCCTCCAAAACAACCAGCCCAGTGGACTGCTGTGGACAGGGATCTCTGGGAGACAGCTGGGCAAACTCGCTCCAAAGGAAAATCTGGACCTGAGACTCACCCTGATTGCCACCATTCCTGGACTACAG aCAATATCAGGACTTAGAATAACTGACAATTTCCTGAAAAGAACCTACGAACATGATGAATTAGCCTCTGTCTTTATCTACAACGACTCCAATCCCTGA